tttagatactaacaagttgcatttgctaaaataattcgaacatggcattcagattctatgtcaatgaacatcacggaaggcatgatccggtaaggaaggaaaggctggctataaaaatactatgtgtgataagtgtaacttactttagtactccactacatggctgtcaaaagcattacttaatattttcatatgcaaaacacacagtgccccaaacaGAAGCCTGGGAGTATACATTggggatactatgtatgttctatgatgagtaacaccagtgcctacaggagacatccCTTAAGGGTacgtttgaacctcttcacccatagtataaaaacttcgcacatgatataaaatactaaaccaaaacttgttttcttgtagtggaaagaagagaaagaaataaaaagggacccatacaaggatgaccaactcttagagctcgtcggtgacctttgcaacttcatattagaccagattgtacacgtcaaaggcacctaccatgaccgagattctgacttaggtagaaatcctcagtaccaacacctttgtgagactgaaaggctagctctagtctattgataacaatgtgtatggaatttgacattggtcttaccttgtggggtggtttggacttgtggaacgaattagacttgtgaattatgtctatttaatgatggattgtatatattcttgtgaattagacttgtaatggtagtttatataatgctcttgtgcttgtggtcagatttgaattgtaaatttgaatttttttgaggaaaatgtcctgtaggggcggttctaaacTGAACcgccctacaaacaggtattataggggtggctggtactatggccgcccctataaatcgattttgtagaggcggctggtgttaccagccgcccctacaaatcgatttgtagggacggctgataaCACTAGCCGcatctacaaattgatttgtaagggcggtctgggaaccgcccctacaaatgcataatttgtagagacggctggcagagccgcctctacaaagccttaccagctgcccctagaaaccattcctgtagtagtgcaCGTGCTCATGTCAAACATGTACGCGTCCAAGGGACGGCATGGCAGGGCGGTGCAGGTGAGGAAGCAGATGAGGAGGAGCAAGATCGTCAAGGATCCCGGCTGCAGCTCCATCGAGATCAACGGCGTCGTGCATGAGTTCCGAGCGGTTCCAGAACAACGCCATTGCTTGATGTGAAATAGATCGTGTTCTACTGAAATTGTTGATAACAAAGTCACCGTGCAGGCCTGTTTTGCACTGAGAAAATGCCAAAAAGGCCTACTGAACTTAAGTATTTGAACCAAAATTGTGAATTGAATTCGTGAATGGGATTTGTTAAGACACGGAATGAGAATTTGTTGTTCTACCACGAACACACGTGTAGGGTTCTTGTTGCAAACTTCCTCCCATCATATAAGTATATGGTCGCTTGGTTTATCTTAAACTTTATGGAAAAAGCCCTCCACCCCCACAACCCTAACTATTCAGGGTATGCTTATTAAAAATTTATTTAGGTGTATGCTTGTTAAAAAGTTTATAAatttataactaagttatatatgatccaatgagtataaagTTTTTTACTATAATTtgagcatacaataattagcttaCAATAAAATTTTCactacaattggaccatagaagctacagctatgaattattctatttaattacataaaagcatagatctaaagctacaacaaaaaatttgtactaaagtataccatattatatgttcactgtgtagatctactcatgtggagtccaacaaaattggattttcaattttatgattttttcaaagattcagcgaaaataaataaaaaataaaaatacaaaaccacCGTTACAGTAGCAAAACCACCATCGAAAACCACTTGGAGGTTATTTGAccagttttggaaagttcaggggtagAAAAttcggttttatagtttggggggtgaagtagtccACCCTGAATAATTGGGAGaaggttatgtagactttttccaaacTTTTTTAGCTTTTTCTACGGTATCAAAGTTGGTATATGCGTTGACATAGAATTGgtcaatctcatggttgtcgagGCACTAGGCCCATGCCTAAAAAATGAGTGCAGAAGAAGGCTAAAAGGCACAATTAAGTGTTAGACTGTTAGCCATTTTTGGTGTTTGGGACTTCTCCACTCTACGTTTTCAGCTTCGCTCCATGTTTTTTAACCAAACAGGTTCAGCTCCACGCACTTTGCTTTTCAGGGGAAAAAtgtggagttgtgagagcacctaaagaggtGTTCCACAAACTTCAGGTTTTTTATGAAGCTGTTCCATGGTGGAGTTCGTGGAGTTGTCCCAAATACACCCTCAATGTCTATAATACCCTTTAAACGACCTACATTATTTACCTtatgtaaaaaaatataaatgatGGTAAACTTGATTTGTGATGATGTAATAATATACTTAATCAGTTAATACCTATATTTCCATCCTAAAAATGTCATGGATTTTGGGCCATCGGATCAACATTCAGTGGTCCACATCTATCTCCTTTTCATACAAAATAAGAAACCCTAATCTTCTTGCCCCCACTCGACCACTTCCCAATCTCATCCTACCACTATCGCCGcaacctccgccaccgccgcagccGATCTTGGTTGCTCCATCGACCTACTTTCTCGGTTGCTTCCTCCTCGCAACCCTTACGCGGTAAGCCTAGTTCTCTTCTCACATGTGTCGTCGGTGGTTGTTTTCCTAGGCCATATGCATTGCCCTGTGTGTCGAACGGTATCCTCCTctttgatttttctgattttttagGTGGATTGGCGTTCTTACGGTGGTGGTAGGTCACGATCGTGCTACCATAGCTGATGTCTTCTGTTGATTTCTCTTTTTGCATCTTGATTGTTGTAGGACATGTGGTTCGCGTTATTCTCGGTCGTTTGCCTTTCCTTTTATCACAAGTCTTTGATCTCCACCATTCTATATATGATTCCATTTTCTTTGTAGCTCCCCACTTGCCTCTGTTGTTTGGTGAGCCTCACCGGTTCTTTGTGCCACACTATCAATGATTTTGTTTTCTGGTCACCTTTGGTCCCTATCATAGTCCCTTCTTCTCTCTtctattgttttcttttttttcgttTGTGATCTGATTTCAATTCCATGAGATCCATCATAGTCCCTGTTTGCTTATTTTTGTATTTGGCGGTATTTGGCCTGGTTTTAGGTTTGTTAAATCATGGAATTGTAGTCTCCAGCCCTCCCATACTTTATTTTGTTGTTTTGGTTGCcctttttatgtttaaaggaTATAGTTGTTTCAGTGAGTGCATCTGTACAGTTCTTTGTAGAGCATTCTTGCCTACAAGGTCTACCTGTTGTGTGGTGACCATTTAGCTATGGTCGTAGTTTCCCTTCTTAGAGTTTGCTACGATACATATTCAATAGGTATTGTTTCAGTAGGCTTTTGCTCTATTGTGATTTGTTTGGTTTGTTTTATGTGCCTCCATGGTAGATTAGTTTTCTCTGTTAGGGTCACTGTTCTTGTGGCAGTTTTTACTGTGATGCTTTGATCTATGTGctaattttttttacttttgtaGTTGTTGACCTCAGTGGTCCTACGTGTAAGAGTCATTAGTGTTGTGGTGTTTTGTTCCTTGTGCTATGGTGGTGTAATTATTAGGTAGTTCACCTCTTATGCTCTGCGTGGAGGCTTTTAGTTCTATGCAATTTAATTTGGTAGTTCTTTGCTTTCTTTACTTTATTTAGTGTCGTATCGTGTCTATTCTATCATGCGTTGATTGTACTTCCTCCTTCCAAGTGTTTTCGTATTAGTGCCTTGTAGAATTTGTTTTACATGGGTGTTCACATATTAGTGATTGGTATTTTCCTGCCTTTTGGGGCCCTGTGTGTTAATTATTGCTAGTTGTGACAAAGCTTGGCTCTACAAAATTGATTTGTTGCACTAGAGGGATCCTTACCCCAGCAATTTGTGTAATATTAAATCTTGGCCAAcctacatgttgtcgcttgttgGATGTCGCTTGCTCTTCCTGTTGTTGGGCTTGTGTGGAGGGGATTGTGTCTTCCTCTTGGTTAGCATGCCACTTAGAAGAGCCAGAGGTGGTCATGTGTCCTCGTGTCGCCCATACTCGTTGTTAGACCATGCAACTATGCTGGTATGTGGTGGTCACGTAACTTGTGCTAGTATGTATGCTCATCGTGGTCATAGTGCTAACCATGTGTGTGCTGCTGCATGGCTTTCTCAATTGTTGAGTATTAACCGTTGAGTGAGTCAAACTACATCGCCTTCAGCTGATGCTGTTTGGCTCTTTTGACCACTCTTTGGCTGTCTACTACATGCTATTAAACTTTTGCTTCCAGCTTCTTAGATTCCTATTCCAGGGAACTAAAAGCACACAAACACAAATGGCATGGAGAAGCATGCCATCCTTTCTAGTTAGCTGTAATAGTGTAAACTTGGAATGCAATATTAGCACTTTATTGTATCATGTTCATAATTGTTATTTTCTAGAAACAACATAAATGTTGATATTCACACTAGCATATTGAAGGCTTAGCATTCTAAAATAAACCGGGGGAAGTTTGAGATAGTTTGTATAGTTTTTAATGTTTTAATGCTAATTTTTTTTATTGATCAACTAAAGTTACAATTTTGGATTACAGGAATCTCACAATGGAAAGCATTTGCATGGACCTTGCCACAACCATGTCCATGTTATTCGCTGTGGCTAGACCCCAAGGTTGGGCTGACCTCCCAATTGAGTTACTCCAATCAATTATTATGCTCTTGAGTTGCACCCGTGACCTTCTTGCCTTCATAGCCACCTGCCCCAGTTGGCGTGCAGCCTTCATGTTAGCTAAACCCATCTTATCCAAACATTTTCCACCTCTCATTGTCCAAAGTTGTGCTCATTTAAGTAGCAATGGCCAAGTTCATCACACATGGCAATTGATGGACCCAGCCAATCCAACCATTAGATTTCATCGCCAAATTCCCTCAAGCATTATGAACATGGAGTTTGTAGCGTGTTCTTATGGCCATGCCATCTTTGCCTCTATTGACACAAGTCGCATCGCTATTGTCGATGTGTTCACTGGCACTAGCGTTTCACCTCCACTTTGTCCAGCTCTGTTTGTCATGGCTGGACAGTATGGTTATAATGATCGAATTTACTTCAGCCTCACTGCTGCAATGTCATCACCCAAGGCCTGCCTCTTTGTCAGCACCATTCATGGTTTATTTGTTTGGCGAATTGGAAGTGATGCTTGGCAGAAGTGCCTCTACTGGTCATGTCACCAACTACTACCCATAAACCAGATTGTGACATTCAAAGGCCAAATCATAGCACTGAGTGTTGCTGACAACCTCTATGTGGTGCACTTGGATGTACCCCAGCATGACATCATTCTCGAAAAGATACCTGTAGTATGGGAGAATGTTGGGCTTGGTATTTGTGAGCCTATCAAGACGTGGCTTGTAGTCTGCAAAGAGAAGCTTGTCCTGGTTGCCAGATTTGCTTTACGAGAAGATGACTtcagcttcttctaccttgattCATCAACTGATCCAGCACGATGGTTGCCGACAACAGACCTAGACCATGCGGTCTTCATTAGCTCTGAGTATCGATTGAAGGTGATAGAAAGTGCCTGTCCAAGTAGAATGAGACATGGAAGAGGACATGTATATAGCATCTGCCCAAATAGATGGGGAGGGAAAAGGGGTTATCTACACTTGCCACCAGGTCGTGATGTTGTAATTTTTCCGTTCACTAGCGGAAGGTTGTTGCCTAGTTGGGTGTTACCTAGTGTTGTCATGAGCGATGGAACTGGGTCGACTCCACAGCAGTGTAACGGGAACAGAGATGAAGCTGGAAAAGAAGAGAAGCCCCGATCAGGTGTTAGAAGAAGCAATCGAGTTCGCAAACCGACCATTCGTCTTAATCTTTGAATGCATGTAATGACTTGAACTTGGCCCATGTAGTGGTTGAACGTATGTAAGGAGTGCAAGGAAAAGGGAGAGGATCATGGATGAACTTGTAACCTCTAGAACCCTAACTCTACTCCTCTAGACTCCAGAGATTCTACCTAATACTACCGTACAGGCTAGAGGAGGATCTTCGACCTCCCTCAAACTCTGCTATATCTAGACTTGTGGAGGCACATGCTCTccatatattttatattttaatGGATTTGGGCATTTTATCCTTGAAGTTTTAATGGCATTGATGTGGCTCTGGTTTGTGGTTGGATCAATATTCCCTTGTGCTAAATCATGGAGATGTGCACTAGTTAATACACATATAGAAATGGCAAAATTTGCTAGTGGACACTAAGGTTGCTTTGCCAGCAGACACCAAAAATAAATCAATTTACTGGTGGACTAGAGGTAGGGataaaaacggatcggatacgaacggatatcaccgatattacatttgtttttatatttctgtccggattcggattcgaatacagatagtgtcaactatgtcggataagatacgattggatatcgacatcataaatatgtgatttgagtattcggatacggatacggtatcactaccggactccttgagtttgccgagtgcccgaaacactcggcaaaaggcataaaacactcggcaaatggttcgccgagtgtaacactcggcgaacaacACTCGCAAAAAAAAGTGatggcaaagccaactttgccgagtgtcttttatcgggcactcggcaaagcctttgccgagtgcccgacactcggcaaagttgaaaccgaaaaaacccgaaaaaaataagaatttttaccaaaaaaaaaaatagaatttttttttatcgatggaggctcccaccggccagcgcccacccatctatgacatttttcgcgtgaatttcatggctacgcggccgacgcgattcgaacccgagacctttcgctgtgcacgtacctcctctaccactacaccacactctcacttgtgtctggattccgttttagtttccaatatattatactaaaccgagtgtaaattacatgtttgaggccctaaacgaattcaaataaaaaagttataaacTATAAAggttcataacttttcgagatctacacttttagtttaggaagtttttccatccgaggttgtttacaaaatttgaattttaaaattttgaaattcaaacacagttttgcatgacaagatgttttcaaatcaaaaagttgtcaactacaatgtttcataacttttcgagatctacacttttaatttaggaagtttttccatccgaggtcgtttacaaaatttgaattttaaaattttgaaattcaaacacagttttgcatgacaagatgttttcaaatcaaaaagttgtaaactacaaagtttcataacttttcgagatctacacttttagtttaggaagtttttccatccgaggtcgtttacaaaatttgaattttaaaattttgaaattcaaacacagttttgcatgacaagatgttttcaaatcaaaaagttgtcaactacaatgtttcataacttttcgagatctacaaagtttattttggttgtttggtcatctgttcatccgacatggtcgttctaacattgttcacaaatcttatatatctctcttatagtttcataaactgcaagagagatatgttagatttgtgaacaaatttattttcactttgtcgtatgaagaaaagaccaaaacaaatattgtacatcttgatgagttatacaactttgtagttgaaaactttttcatttcaattaatttactgcttcaaaatgtgctttgaatttttttttgccgagtgtaaaaaaaataacactcggcaaagaagctctttgccgagtgtcaaaaaaaacactcggcaaagagactctttatcgagtgttaaaaaaacactcggtaaatagcctctttgccgagtgtcaaaaaaacactcggcaaaggcgtctttgccgagtgcccgaaaaagaacactcggcaaagcacctgacactcggcaacttaggcgtttccggtagtgtatcggatgttggatatccggacttggatacggacagatctcaacccctctaaacggattcggtttcaaatacggtcgaaaaatatttgtaccgttttcatccctaactagAGGACACCGAATATATTAAAATATTCATTTCTAGCTCAGGAGCTTAGAGAATAGCTGTGAATGATCATTTTGCCCCTTGCTCTTTGGTCTTCTTCCCTCCCTTTCTAACGTGCACAGGCAGAGGAAAGCTGCGGCGGCAGCTGGGGCTAGGAGGGTCCGCACCCGCGCCTCTTGCGTGCTCGCCGACGGTGGCGGCCAGCAGCGGTGGCCGCGGACGCGGCCTACTCGTCAATCGTGTCGCTGAGTACCTTGTACGGGTGTCATGCGAGCAGGAACGACGACACGTTGGCGATAGACAGCGTCAGGAGGCCCGAGAGCGTGAAACGTGCTTCGAGCCTTCGAGGTCGTCCTCGCGAGGGAACTCCGCCAGCCCGTGCGAGAACACGGCGCACGACTGAACCCATAGCACTGCCGAGGAGATGCCACCATCGGCCGCGACGTCGGTCACCCACGGCAGTGAACGGGTTCCCGATGATGCACGCCTCCGGCCGCCCTGCTTCCGCCTGGCGCCTGAGCAGGTCCGCCAAAGCCAGCCGCTCGGCCATCTCAAGGTCCCGCAGGAAGTCTTTCATGTCCAGCAGTGTCCCGTCGAGTGGTCGAAAGGGTCGTCCACGAAGTCGAACCGGATATGGCCGGCACCGAAGGGCACGCCGTCGCCACCAGCCGACACCCCCGAGGCGGCGGCGAGATCGTCGCGGATGACGCAGGACGAGGAGCATGTGACGAGCACCCCGCGATGCACATGGCGAGAGGCACGGGGTTGATGTGGCCCTGGCTCGGgtagcagatgaggaggacgtggACGTGGCCACCGGCCACGTGGGGTGTGACCTCCTCAGCCATGGTCGCGTACGTGTGCGAGCTCTCT
The nucleotide sequence above comes from Miscanthus floridulus cultivar M001 chromosome 18, ASM1932011v1, whole genome shotgun sequence. Encoded proteins:
- the LOC136523266 gene encoding cinnamate beta-D-glucosyltransferase-like; its protein translation is MAEEVTPHVAGGHVHVLLICYPSQGHINPVPLAMCIAGCSSHAPRPASSATISPPPRGCRLVATACPSVPAISGARRKQGGRRRASSGTRSLPWVTDVAADGGISSAVLWVQSCAVFSHGLAEFPREDDLEGSKHVSRSRAS